One window from the genome of Salvelinus fontinalis isolate EN_2023a chromosome 3, ASM2944872v1, whole genome shotgun sequence encodes:
- the LOC129843499 gene encoding U3 small nucleolar RNA-interacting protein 2-like isoform X1: MSSFFIKKKGPPKVFKKNENSAGSKRKNDTDTGNKLKKKLISKHNEEISSDSETEGFSLHRKRRANVEEEFDETPQEKKLRLAKLYLDQLRDEEEKKAEEESFEMDLIAGRLQEEVLEQKGQLQRMVAKDLLPPDVSEICLFRGHKLPVTCLVISPDDQHIFSASKDCSIIKWDVESGKILHTIAGGRKGTEDRHVGHTSHVLCMSISSDGKYLATGDMNKLIMIWEAATCKHLYKFTGHRGPVSGLSFRRGTHDLYSASHDRSIKVWNVDENAYVETLFGHQDVITGLDSGSRERCVTAGGRDRTVRVWKIAEESQLVFHGHEGSIDCIQLINEEHMITGADDGSVSLWSVNKKKPLSMVKAAHGRHSDSGLEQPYWVAAVAALQNSDTVASGSHNSKVQLWKCGQGFRHLEPLFSIPVNGFVNSLKFSSSGKFLVAGVGQEHRLGRWWRLKDAKNGLYIIPLKRQQPEQEEVNGEKNGD, encoded by the exons ATGTCGTCTTTCTTTATAAAGAAAAAAGGACCCCCAAAGGTTTTCAAAAAGAACGAGAATTCAGCAGGTTCAAAACGAAAG AatgatacagacacaggaaacaaactcAAGAAAAAACTAATTTCAAAGCACAATGAAGAAATCTCCAGCGACTCTGAAACAGAAGG TTTTTCACTGCACAGAAAACGGAGGGCCAATGTCGAAGAAGAGTTTGATGAGACCCCACAAGAGAAAAAACTACGATTAGCTAAACTTTACCTCGACCAATTGAGGGATGAGG AAGAAAAGAAGGCAGAGGAGGAGTCCTTTGAGATGGACCTGATTGCTGGAAGACTTCAAGAAGAAGTG CTTGAGCAAAAAGGACAGCTCCAACGGATGGTTGCAAAAGAT CTCCTGCCACCAGATGTGTCAGAGATTTGTCTGTTTAGGGGCCACAAGCTGCCAGTCACCTGTCTGGTCATCTCTCCTGATGACCAACACATATTTTCTGCTTCCAAAGACTGCTCCATCATCAAAT GGGATGTTGAGAGTGGTAAGATACTTCATACGATAGCTGGTGGGAGGAAAGGAACAGAGGATCGCCATGTGGGACATACGTCCCATGTCCTATGTATGTCTATATCATCGGATGGCAAATACCTGGCTACTGGAGACATGAATAAGTTGATCATGATCTGGGAGGCAGCAACATGTAAACACCTATACAAGTTCACAGGACATAGAGGCCCAGTATCG GGCCTATCCTTCAGGAGGGGCACCCATGACTTGTACAGTGCCTCTCATGACCGCTCCATCAAGGTGTGGAACGTGGACGAAAATGCCTATGTGGAAACACT GTTTGGTCACCAGGATGTGATCACAGGGCTGGACAGTGGGAGTCGGGAGCGCTGTGTGACTGCAGGGGGGAGGGACCGCACTGTGAGGGTGTGGAAGATCGCTGAGGAGTCCCAGCTAGTGTTCCATGGCCATGA gggCTCCATCGACTGTATCCAGCTCATTAACGAGGAACACATGATAACAGGCGCTGACGATGG CTCTGTCTCCCTGTGGAGTGTGAACAAAAAGAAGCCCCTTAGCATGGTGAAGGCAGCCCACGGTCGGCATAGCGACTCGGGACTGGAGCAGCCCTACTGGGTAGCGGCCGTGGCAGCTCTGCAGAACTCTGACACCGTAGCCTCAG GTTCCCACAACTCTAAAGTGCAGCTGTGGAAATGTGGTCAGGGGTTCCGTCATCTGGAGCCTCTCTTCAGCATCCCTGTG AATGGTTTTGTCAACAGTCTAAAGTTCTCCAGTTCTGGGAAGTTCCTGGTGGCA
- the LOC129843499 gene encoding U3 small nucleolar RNA-interacting protein 2-like isoform X2 — MSSFFIKKKGPPKVFKKNENSAGSKRKNDTDTGNKLKKKLISKHNEEISSDSETEGFSLHRKRRANVEEEFDETPQEKKLRLAKLYLDQLRDEEEKKAEEESFEMDLIAGRLQEEVLEQKGQLQRMVAKDLLPPDVSEICLFRGHKLPVTCLVISPDDQHIFSASKDCSIIKWDVESGKILHTIAGGRKGTEDRHVGHTSHVLCMSISSDGKYLATGDMNKLIMIWEAATCKHLYKFTGHRGPVSGLSFRRGTHDLYSASHDRSIKVWNVDENAYVETLFGHQDVITGLDSGSRERCVTAGGRDRTVRVWKIAEESQLVFHGHEGSIDCIQLINEEHMITGADDGSVSLWSVNKKKPLSMVKAAHGRHSDSGLEQPYWVAAVAALQNSDTVASGSHNSKVQLWKCGQGFRHLEPLFSIPVHIRFPLL, encoded by the exons ATGTCGTCTTTCTTTATAAAGAAAAAAGGACCCCCAAAGGTTTTCAAAAAGAACGAGAATTCAGCAGGTTCAAAACGAAAG AatgatacagacacaggaaacaaactcAAGAAAAAACTAATTTCAAAGCACAATGAAGAAATCTCCAGCGACTCTGAAACAGAAGG TTTTTCACTGCACAGAAAACGGAGGGCCAATGTCGAAGAAGAGTTTGATGAGACCCCACAAGAGAAAAAACTACGATTAGCTAAACTTTACCTCGACCAATTGAGGGATGAGG AAGAAAAGAAGGCAGAGGAGGAGTCCTTTGAGATGGACCTGATTGCTGGAAGACTTCAAGAAGAAGTG CTTGAGCAAAAAGGACAGCTCCAACGGATGGTTGCAAAAGAT CTCCTGCCACCAGATGTGTCAGAGATTTGTCTGTTTAGGGGCCACAAGCTGCCAGTCACCTGTCTGGTCATCTCTCCTGATGACCAACACATATTTTCTGCTTCCAAAGACTGCTCCATCATCAAAT GGGATGTTGAGAGTGGTAAGATACTTCATACGATAGCTGGTGGGAGGAAAGGAACAGAGGATCGCCATGTGGGACATACGTCCCATGTCCTATGTATGTCTATATCATCGGATGGCAAATACCTGGCTACTGGAGACATGAATAAGTTGATCATGATCTGGGAGGCAGCAACATGTAAACACCTATACAAGTTCACAGGACATAGAGGCCCAGTATCG GGCCTATCCTTCAGGAGGGGCACCCATGACTTGTACAGTGCCTCTCATGACCGCTCCATCAAGGTGTGGAACGTGGACGAAAATGCCTATGTGGAAACACT GTTTGGTCACCAGGATGTGATCACAGGGCTGGACAGTGGGAGTCGGGAGCGCTGTGTGACTGCAGGGGGGAGGGACCGCACTGTGAGGGTGTGGAAGATCGCTGAGGAGTCCCAGCTAGTGTTCCATGGCCATGA gggCTCCATCGACTGTATCCAGCTCATTAACGAGGAACACATGATAACAGGCGCTGACGATGG CTCTGTCTCCCTGTGGAGTGTGAACAAAAAGAAGCCCCTTAGCATGGTGAAGGCAGCCCACGGTCGGCATAGCGACTCGGGACTGGAGCAGCCCTACTGGGTAGCGGCCGTGGCAGCTCTGCAGAACTCTGACACCGTAGCCTCAG GTTCCCACAACTCTAAAGTGCAGCTGTGGAAATGTGGTCAGGGGTTCCGTCATCTGGAGCCTCTCTTCAGCATCCCTGTG CATATTCGGTTTCCTCTCTTGTAG